One window of Paludibacter propionicigenes WB4 genomic DNA carries:
- a CDS encoding peptidylprolyl isomerase: MAVLDRIRSKGVLLVAVVGLALLAFIVGDFLKEGSTFFNKSKEIVGKVAGDDINIKEYTAAIEQMTEVYKIETGRAELNEEMTTQIRQSVWESMMSEKILNAEAKKLGLAVSADELSDRLIGNNIHPLIMQRRTFAGENGQFSRPALVQFLSSLEQAPANEEMKQQIAQAKNYWNFWEKTVKNSILQEKYNALISKSVCANSLDAKMSFEDKKTSVDVAYVVQPYFAVPDADIKVSSSEIKDLYNKKKEQFKQDANCSFSYVAFDIKPLPEDYKEGEAWMKKLEGEFKTTADVAALVNSNSDVMYDGRNYSERTVPALLKDFAFGSATGAVYGPSFVNDTYTMARVMQGGIMQSDSVKLRHIFLLAKDATKADSLVSAIKGGADFGALAKKYSAVKQTAANGGEIGWMQEATQGPEKEITSQAFSKSKNDIFTIKDEQGVQIFQVMDKTPARRKVKLAILERKIVPSSKSYSKIYNDAKQFAVDLSADNFDKKAKEKGYIVRPAAEVLRSTEKIADINQSRQIIRWVFNSSKNDVSDVFDCGTKFVVAMTTELNKKGYRSLEKVSDQLKAEIIKDKKAESMIKNLSAELSKTGSLEGLASLLKDSVKTAPAVNFASYQLGTAGFEPAVIGKVTKTALGKVSTPIKGNAGVYVVRTSNKQVNPQAFNAQLEKMQLNARLSYSLSYTLFQDMKEKADITDNRLNFF, encoded by the coding sequence ATGGCAGTATTAGATAGAATTAGAAGCAAGGGAGTTTTACTTGTTGCAGTAGTAGGTCTTGCGTTATTAGCCTTTATTGTAGGCGATTTCCTTAAAGAGGGGTCAACTTTCTTTAATAAATCAAAAGAAATAGTTGGAAAAGTTGCTGGAGATGATATCAATATCAAGGAATATACAGCTGCCATTGAACAAATGACTGAGGTTTATAAAATTGAAACCGGAAGAGCAGAATTGAATGAAGAAATGACTACTCAGATTCGTCAGTCTGTTTGGGAAAGCATGATGAGCGAAAAAATATTGAACGCAGAGGCTAAAAAATTAGGTCTTGCCGTTAGTGCCGATGAGCTTTCTGATAGATTGATTGGTAATAACATTCACCCATTGATTATGCAACGCCGTACGTTTGCTGGTGAGAATGGTCAGTTTAGCCGTCCGGCTTTAGTGCAGTTTTTGAGTAGTTTGGAGCAGGCTCCTGCTAATGAGGAAATGAAACAACAAATTGCACAAGCAAAAAACTATTGGAATTTCTGGGAAAAAACCGTAAAAAATAGTATTTTACAAGAAAAATATAACGCATTGATATCAAAATCTGTTTGTGCTAACAGCCTTGATGCCAAAATGAGTTTTGAAGATAAGAAAACAAGTGTTGATGTGGCCTATGTGGTTCAACCTTATTTTGCAGTTCCGGATGCTGACATCAAAGTAAGCAGCAGTGAAATCAAAGACTTGTACAACAAGAAAAAAGAACAATTTAAACAAGATGCCAATTGCTCTTTCAGTTATGTAGCTTTTGATATCAAGCCATTACCCGAAGATTATAAAGAAGGTGAAGCTTGGATGAAAAAACTGGAAGGTGAGTTTAAAACTACTGCTGATGTTGCAGCTTTGGTTAACTCTAATTCTGATGTTATGTACGATGGACGTAACTACTCAGAGAGAACCGTTCCTGCTTTGCTCAAAGACTTTGCTTTTGGTAGCGCAACAGGTGCAGTTTACGGTCCTTCATTTGTAAATGATACCTACACCATGGCTCGTGTTATGCAAGGTGGTATTATGCAATCTGACTCAGTAAAACTACGTCACATATTTTTATTGGCTAAAGATGCAACGAAAGCAGACAGCTTGGTATCTGCCATTAAAGGTGGTGCTGATTTTGGAGCATTGGCTAAAAAATATTCAGCCGTAAAACAAACTGCTGCTAATGGTGGCGAAATCGGTTGGATGCAGGAAGCTACTCAGGGTCCAGAGAAAGAGATTACTTCACAGGCTTTCAGCAAATCTAAAAACGATATTTTTACTATTAAAGATGAACAGGGAGTTCAAATTTTCCAGGTAATGGACAAAACTCCGGCTCGCAGAAAAGTGAAACTGGCAATTCTTGAACGCAAAATAGTTCCTAGCAGCAAATCATATAGCAAAATCTACAATGATGCTAAACAATTTGCAGTAGATTTGTCGGCTGACAATTTTGATAAAAAAGCTAAAGAAAAAGGTTATATCGTTCGCCCTGCTGCTGAAGTATTGCGTTCTACCGAAAAAATTGCCGATATCAACCAATCAAGACAAATTATTCGTTGGGTATTCAATAGCAGCAAAAACGACGTTTCGGATGTGTTTGACTGTGGAACAAAATTTGTAGTTGCAATGACAACCGAGTTGAATAAAAAAGGATACCGCTCATTGGAGAAAGTTTCGGATCAATTGAAAGCTGAAATTATTAAAGACAAGAAAGCTGAATCAATGATTAAGAACCTGAGCGCAGAATTGAGCAAAACCGGTTCGCTTGAAGGATTGGCTTCTTTGCTGAAAGATTCGGTAAAAACTGCTCCGGCCGTAAACTTTGCTTCTTACCAGTTGGGTACTGCAGGATTTGAACCGGCAGTGATAGGTAAAGTTACCAAAACAGCTTTAGGCAAAGTTTCTACTCCGATAAAAGGGAATGCAGGTGTTTATGTTGTACGTACTTCAAACAAACAAGTAAACCCACAAGCATTCAACGCACAATTGGAAAAAATGCAATTAAATGCTCGTTTGAGCTACTCGCTGTCATATACACTTTTTCAGGATATGAAAGAAAAAGCTGATATCACAGATAATCGCTTGAACTTCTTTTAA
- a CDS encoding hemolysin family protein has product MFILLTLLLSAFFSGLEIAFVTSNRLRFELDKKQRNLTSSILSVFYRNPQQFISTMLVGNNICLVIYGLLMAEVLTPWLTPIGNPFVITFVQTVLATAIVLITGEFLPKTIFRINPNLWMRVFSWLLLAFYVVLYPITRFSTWVSVGILRLCRVNISQTTQENVFSRIDLNFLIQESFENVESEKELENEVKIFQNALDFSKVKLRDCSVPRTDIIALEYEVSVDVLKETFIETGLSKIPIYKGDIDNIVGYIHSSEMFEHQVDWKKRINQIPIVPENMAAQKLMKIFMLQKKSIAVVVDEFGGTAGIVTLEDIMEEIFGEIEDEHDTRDYVAEQTGENEYIFSGRLEVEAINAQFNLNIPESDSYETIAGFILHNHQHFPKLNEIIRIDRFTIKCVKVTNNRIELVKVATAD; this is encoded by the coding sequence ATGTTCATTCTGCTAACACTGCTTTTATCCGCTTTTTTTTCGGGCCTGGAGATTGCTTTTGTAACTTCCAACAGACTTCGTTTTGAGTTGGATAAAAAGCAACGTAATCTGACATCGTCCATCCTTTCCGTTTTTTACCGCAATCCTCAGCAGTTTATATCTACCATGCTGGTCGGGAATAACATCTGTCTGGTTATTTACGGCTTATTAATGGCAGAAGTACTCACGCCTTGGTTAACTCCCATTGGAAACCCTTTTGTAATAACTTTTGTTCAGACCGTGTTGGCAACCGCTATAGTGCTTATTACGGGTGAATTTCTCCCAAAAACAATTTTCAGAATTAATCCGAATCTGTGGATGAGGGTCTTTTCGTGGTTGTTGCTTGCATTCTACGTCGTATTATACCCCATTACGCGTTTTAGCACCTGGGTTTCTGTTGGAATTCTGAGACTTTGCAGGGTGAACATATCTCAGACTACGCAGGAGAATGTTTTTTCGCGTATTGATTTGAATTTTTTAATTCAGGAAAGTTTTGAAAATGTGGAGAGTGAGAAAGAATTGGAAAACGAGGTGAAAATTTTTCAGAATGCACTTGATTTTTCTAAAGTAAAGTTGCGCGACTGCTCTGTGCCGCGTACTGATATTATTGCGCTGGAATATGAAGTAAGTGTCGATGTGCTGAAAGAAACATTTATCGAAACAGGATTATCCAAAATACCTATTTACAAAGGAGATATAGATAATATTGTCGGTTACATTCATTCTTCCGAGATGTTTGAACACCAAGTGGACTGGAAGAAAAGAATAAACCAGATACCGATAGTGCCTGAAAACATGGCTGCACAAAAACTGATGAAGATATTTATGCTTCAAAAGAAAAGTATAGCTGTGGTGGTGGATGAATTTGGCGGAACGGCCGGAATAGTAACACTCGAAGACATCATGGAAGAAATTTTCGGAGAAATAGAGGATGAACATGATACGCGTGATTATGTGGCCGAACAGACCGGTGAGAATGAATACATTTTTTCGGGGAGACTGGAAGTAGAGGCTATTAATGCGCAGTTTAACCTGAATATCCCTGAATCGGATTCGTACGAAACCATTGCAGGGTTCATTTTACACAATCATCAGCACTTTCCAAAATTGAATGAAATCATAAGAATTGACAGATTTACCATAAAGTGTGTGAAAGTGACGAATAACCGAATTGAATTGGTAAAGGTTGCGACGGCGGATTAA
- a CDS encoding xanthan lyase — translation MRQYLKSICIVLFFFLEALSISYGQKKPEVQIADSLTLIANSYIRIGRINVLDFYANAKTSTIHVVVNDKFGYVPFRPDNVKRIYNAISKVVAKKYPDYTIVCQIDNRKIEDLIPNFYKPELLDSARLFSAPVLSSPLVRNMSRPFNISEGLQNRHIALWQSHGKYFDQKQSRWVWQRARVFQVVEDLYTQSYVLPYLVPMLENAGANVLLPRERDTQTNEVIVDNDIRDGLSRYREQNDQKRWKKGDGTGFANTKDVYSQGENPFRLGTFREAPVVHNADDVSRVEWVPNIPQEGRYAVYVSYKTLSNSAADAHYTVYHKGGKTEFVVNQTMNGGTWLYLGHFNFDKGRSNDDRVVLANLSSEEGKVVTADAVKFGGGMGNIARSPFVPVVASVTGDSLSAVKPPVVYEPEISRYPRFTEGARYWLQWAGIPDSIYSRTGGQNDYSDDFQSRGFWVNYLAGGSKVAPDRKGLNVPIDLALAFHSDAGVSLKDSIIGTLGIYTVQNSQGKTTFENGVSRWTSRDLTDIVQTQIVNDIRRKFAPEWVRRDMWNKSYSESRVPEVPTMLLELLSHQNFADMRYGLDPRFRFTVSRSVYKGLLRFLSLTNHTDYVVQPLPVEQFSCRFVEHNKLEVHWVAATDSLEPTAKPDQYVIYTRVDNGDFDNGVLVNSDRLNITIPSGKIYSFKVTAVNKGGESFPSEILSAYRAPNEKGEVMIVNGFDRVSGPESFRSDTCAGFRNERDAGVPYQSEISYVGSQYDFKRTSPWVTDDAPGFGASHANYEGKVIAGNTFDYPYLHGKAIKAAGYSFVSCSEKSVLNSDIDLTQYKVVDLILGKQKQTFVGNAKKAPDFKTFPLALQQSLQTFCVRGGNLLVSGAYIGSDMGEALHPLREDVSFMENVLKFKFRTSQASVCGNVRIVNSPYKSFKKDDLTYFDEPNATSYYVESPDAIDPLGEGSYTICRYAENNSSAAVAYSGAYKTCCFGFPLETIQLERDRTELMESVLSFFAGTPGTVKK, via the coding sequence ATGAGACAATATTTAAAAAGCATTTGCATCGTTCTGTTCTTTTTTTTAGAAGCACTCAGTATATCCTACGGACAAAAAAAACCGGAAGTTCAGATTGCCGATTCGTTGACTCTAATTGCCAACAGTTACATACGCATTGGGCGTATCAATGTGTTGGATTTCTATGCCAATGCCAAAACGAGTACCATTCATGTAGTTGTAAATGATAAGTTCGGCTATGTGCCTTTCAGACCCGATAATGTAAAGCGAATTTATAACGCAATCTCCAAAGTTGTGGCGAAGAAATACCCCGATTATACCATAGTATGTCAGATTGACAATAGAAAAATAGAAGATCTTATTCCCAATTTTTATAAACCCGAGTTACTCGATTCGGCTCGCTTATTTTCTGCTCCTGTACTTTCTTCACCTTTAGTACGGAACATGTCTCGTCCGTTTAATATATCGGAGGGCTTACAAAACCGTCATATAGCCTTGTGGCAGAGCCATGGCAAGTATTTCGACCAGAAACAATCCCGATGGGTGTGGCAACGTGCCCGGGTTTTTCAGGTGGTGGAAGATTTATACACCCAATCGTACGTATTACCTTATCTGGTTCCCATGCTCGAAAATGCCGGGGCTAACGTGTTGTTGCCGCGAGAGCGAGATACACAGACTAATGAAGTGATTGTTGACAACGATATCAGGGATGGACTTTCGCGCTACAGGGAGCAGAATGACCAAAAGCGTTGGAAGAAAGGCGATGGAACCGGTTTTGCCAACACCAAGGATGTTTATTCTCAAGGCGAAAATCCGTTCAGACTGGGAACTTTCAGGGAAGCACCCGTTGTGCACAATGCCGATGATGTAAGTCGTGTGGAGTGGGTGCCTAATATTCCTCAGGAAGGGCGCTATGCTGTGTATGTTTCGTATAAAACACTCTCCAATAGTGCAGCCGATGCTCATTATACGGTTTATCATAAGGGAGGTAAAACCGAATTTGTGGTTAATCAGACCATGAATGGCGGAACGTGGTTATACCTTGGGCATTTTAATTTCGACAAAGGCAGGAGTAATGACGACCGTGTGGTGCTCGCTAACCTCAGCTCGGAAGAAGGCAAAGTGGTAACAGCCGATGCCGTAAAATTTGGCGGGGGAATGGGCAATATAGCCCGAAGCCCTTTCGTGCCAGTGGTAGCATCTGTTACAGGGGATAGTCTTTCTGCTGTGAAACCACCGGTGGTTTATGAGCCCGAAATAAGCCGTTATCCGCGGTTCACGGAGGGGGCGCGTTACTGGTTACAGTGGGCAGGTATTCCGGACAGTATTTACAGCCGCACGGGTGGACAAAATGATTACTCGGACGATTTTCAGTCGCGGGGTTTCTGGGTGAATTATCTGGCGGGCGGTTCTAAGGTAGCCCCCGATAGAAAAGGATTGAATGTGCCCATCGATCTGGCACTGGCATTTCACAGCGATGCGGGTGTGTCGCTCAAAGACTCTATTATCGGCACATTGGGTATTTACACCGTTCAGAACTCGCAAGGAAAAACGACTTTCGAAAACGGAGTGTCGCGATGGACATCGCGCGATTTGACCGACATTGTACAAACCCAGATAGTGAACGATATCCGCAGAAAATTTGCACCTGAATGGGTGCGCAGGGATATGTGGAATAAATCCTACAGCGAATCGCGTGTGCCCGAAGTGCCCACCATGCTGCTGGAGCTTTTGTCTCATCAGAATTTTGCCGATATGCGTTACGGACTCGATCCGCGCTTTCGATTCACCGTTAGTCGGTCGGTGTATAAAGGCTTGCTCAGGTTCCTCTCGCTGACTAATCATACCGATTACGTGGTGCAACCGCTTCCTGTGGAGCAGTTCAGTTGCCGTTTTGTGGAACATAATAAGCTGGAAGTGCACTGGGTGGCAGCTACCGACAGCCTTGAACCAACGGCCAAGCCCGACCAGTATGTGATTTACACCCGGGTGGACAATGGCGATTTCGACAATGGAGTGTTGGTTAACTCCGACAGACTGAATATTACCATCCCTTCAGGTAAAATATACAGTTTTAAGGTAACGGCAGTAAATAAAGGTGGCGAAAGTTTTCCTTCCGAAATATTGTCGGCTTACCGAGCACCCAACGAAAAGGGCGAGGTAATGATAGTAAACGGTTTTGACAGAGTAAGCGGCCCGGAGAGTTTTCGGTCGGATACCTGTGCCGGATTTAGAAACGAACGGGATGCAGGTGTGCCTTACCAATCAGAAATATCGTATGTGGGTAGCCAATACGATTTTAAACGTACCAGTCCGTGGGTGACGGACGATGCTCCGGGTTTTGGTGCCAGTCATGCCAACTACGAAGGCAAGGTGATAGCGGGTAATACCTTCGATTACCCTTATTTACACGGCAAAGCCATCAAGGCGGCAGGTTATTCCTTTGTATCTTGTTCCGAAAAATCAGTATTAAACTCTGATATTGATTTGACACAATATAAAGTGGTAGATTTGATATTGGGTAAACAAAAGCAAACTTTCGTAGGAAATGCTAAAAAAGCACCCGATTTTAAAACTTTTCCATTAGCTTTGCAGCAATCATTACAGACGTTCTGCGTACGGGGCGGAAACCTGCTGGTGAGCGGGGCTTATATCGGATCGGACATGGGCGAGGCGTTACATCCGCTACGTGAGGATGTGTCGTTTATGGAAAATGTATTGAAATTCAAGTTCCGCACTTCGCAGGCAAGTGTGTGCGGCAATGTACGCATCGTCAATTCGCCCTATAAGTCATTTAAGAAAGACGATTTGACTTATTTTGATGAGCCCAATGCTACATCGTATTATGTGGAGTCGCCCGATGCTATCGATCCGCTTGGCGAAGGCAGTTATACCATTTGCCGTTATGCCGAGAATAATTCAAGCGCAGCTGTAGCCTATTCGGGAGCATACAAAACCTGTTGCTTTGGATTTCCGCTGGAAACCATTCAGTTGGAGAGAGACCGGACAGAATTAATGGAGTCGGTATTGTCGTTTTTCGCAGGCACGCCCGGCACGGTAAAAAAATAA
- the rlmN gene encoding 23S rRNA (adenine(2503)-C(2))-methyltransferase RlmN has translation MDKIALVGKNIDELKDIVSELGMPAFTAKQISEWLYKKRVFSLDEMTNISAKNRALLAAKYDVGRSLPVQAVESTDGTKKYLFRTEGGHFIESVYIPDEDRATLCVSSQVGCKMGCMFCMTGKQSFTAQLTTTEILNQIMSIPEAETLTNLVFMGMGEPFDNTLAMLRSLEILTADYGYGWSPRRITVSSIGLIPGMKVFLERSNCHLAISLHSPFSEERLKLMPIEKSFPIAKVLDEIRKHDFSHQRRVSFEYILFDGVNDSMRHAVELVKLLRGIDCRVNLIRFHAIPGIDLKSSTPEKMTFFRDYLTSNGVTSTIRRSRGEDIFAACGMLSTLEKEKEEAQQ, from the coding sequence ATGGATAAGATAGCGCTTGTAGGTAAAAACATTGACGAATTAAAAGACATAGTGTCCGAACTGGGGATGCCTGCTTTTACAGCTAAACAGATATCGGAGTGGCTTTATAAGAAACGTGTTTTTAGTCTGGACGAAATGACTAATATCTCGGCTAAAAACAGGGCTCTGCTGGCCGCAAAATATGATGTCGGTCGTTCATTGCCTGTGCAGGCGGTGGAGTCGACGGATGGGACAAAAAAATACCTTTTCCGTACAGAAGGTGGACATTTTATAGAGTCGGTTTATATTCCGGACGAAGACAGAGCAACACTGTGTGTGTCGTCGCAGGTGGGCTGTAAGATGGGCTGTATGTTTTGCATGACGGGTAAGCAGAGCTTTACAGCTCAGCTCACCACTACGGAAATTCTGAACCAGATTATGTCGATACCCGAAGCAGAAACGCTGACCAACCTGGTATTTATGGGGATGGGCGAGCCGTTTGACAATACACTGGCTATGCTTCGGTCGTTGGAAATACTTACAGCCGACTACGGTTACGGTTGGAGCCCGAGACGGATAACCGTGTCGTCGATAGGGTTGATTCCGGGGATGAAAGTATTTTTGGAACGTTCGAATTGTCATTTAGCCATCAGTCTGCACTCGCCGTTTTCGGAAGAACGTCTGAAGTTGATGCCGATTGAGAAATCATTTCCGATAGCCAAGGTGCTCGACGAAATTCGCAAACATGATTTTAGTCATCAGCGTAGGGTATCGTTTGAGTATATTCTGTTCGATGGGGTGAATGACAGTATGCGCCATGCCGTAGAGTTGGTGAAGCTGCTCAGAGGAATTGATTGTCGTGTCAATCTGATTCGCTTTCACGCCATTCCTGGTATTGATTTGAAAAGCTCTACTCCCGAGAAAATGACATTTTTCCGCGATTATCTGACCAGTAATGGAGTTACCTCTACCATCCGTAGGTCGCGGGGTGAAGATATTTTTGCTGCTTGCGGTATGCTTTCCACACTGGAAAAGGAGAAAGAAGAGGCACAGCAGTAA